Proteins encoded together in one Pogoniulus pusillus isolate bPogPus1 chromosome 18, bPogPus1.pri, whole genome shotgun sequence window:
- the STX11 gene encoding syntaxin-11 translates to MKDRLSELRESARLHNQQISDGEDEENSPRDILLYETDYALEILHKDIQNIRTENDHLKEDVKRLRKQNTRFLTSMRRLSSIKRDANCIARDIKARGESIHRKLQIMRDFCEDAVTKYGAMSVIARVAKNHYVDLMHAFQGAMFEYNETEMKQRENCKIRIQRQLEIMGKDVSGNQIEEMIEQGKWDVFSENLLSDVKGARSALNELETRHKELVKLEGRIKEIHELFLQVALLVEEQADTFDVIEINMQNVEDYVGEAKEQVKKALEYRRKHPLRTILCCCLSCCKR, encoded by the coding sequence ATGAAAGACCGGCTAAGCGAGCTGCGTGAGTCTGCCAGGTTACACAACCAGCAGATTTCCGATGGCGAGGATGAGGAAAACTCACCCCGGGACATTCTCCTTTATGAGACTGATTATGCCCTGGAAATTCTTCATAAAGACATCCAGAACATCCGGACAGAAAATGACCACTTAAAGGAGGATGTCAAGCGGCTCAGAAAGCAGAACACCCGCTTCCTTACTTCCATGCGCCGCCTCAGCAGCATCAAACGAGACGCTAATTGTATCGCCAGAGACATCAAGGCCAGGGGAGAAAGCATCCACAGGAAACTCCAGATAATGAGAGACTTCTGTGAAGATGCAGTAACAAAATACGGGGCTATGTCTGTCATTGCTAGGGTGGCAAAGAACCACTATGTTGATCTCATGCATGCCTTTCAGGGAGCTATGTTTGAGTACAACGAAACAGAGATGAAGCAACGGGAGAACTGCAAGATTCGAATTCAGCGGCAGCTAGAGATCATGGGCAAGGATGTTTCTGGCAACCAGATTGAGGAGATGATTGAGCAAGGCAAGTGGGATGTTTTCTCTGAGAATCTCTTGTCGGATGTTAAGGGGGCTCGCTCAGCCTTGAACGAGTTGGAGACACGCCATAAGGAGCTGGTGAAGTTAGAAGGTCGCATTAAGGAAATTCATGAGCTTTTCCTGCAGGTGGCCCTGCTAGTGGAAGAACAGGCAGATACCTTTGATGTCATCGAGATAAATATGCAAAATGTTGAGGACTATGTAGGAGAAGCTAAAGAACAAGTGAAAAAAGCTTTGGAGTACAGAAGAAAACACCCCCTCAGAAcaatcctctgctgctgcttatcCTGTTGCAAAAGGTGA